The following nucleotide sequence is from Bacteroidota bacterium.
ATATTCACCAAAAGCTGAATACGAAACATTTAATGTTTCACCCGGACATAAGGATAAATCGGCAACAGTTATTGATAATGTTGGTGCTGTTACATCATAATAATCAGACATCCATACACCGCGACCGTACGTTGCAGCATAAATTTTACTGTTGGTAGGATTTAACGTTAATTCATGCACCATCACATTCGGTAAGCCCGACATAAATGCCTGCCAGTCGGCTTCATCATCATCTTTTGTAAACACACCAAAATCAGTTCCGATATATAATCTGTTAGAAGTAGAATTTTTTTCAAATAAAATAGTATTTACCGGCACATTGGGTAAGGTTCCTGAAATATTTGTCCAGGTATTACCTGCATCATTTGAAAAATACACTTTATTACCATCACTATAGCCACTTAAGGCTACCCAAATCAAAGAAGGATCGCTATCACTAACTGCCATATAATTAAAACAAATTCCTGCTGTTGGCAAACCTGCTGTTATATTGGTCCAGTTTATTCCACCATCAAACGAGCGACAAACATTTTGAAATGCAGAAGCATAAACATAATTGGTATTAGAAGGTGCTACAATAATATCAGTAACGGTTCCACCCAAAGTTGTTGAATGGTCGTCCCATGAACTGCCACCATCATCCGATTTTTTTATGATGCCGGTTTCTGTTCCATAATACATGATTAAATGATTAACAGGATCCATTTCATAAGGTGTTAACCACCCTCCTTCACCGGGATTAATTAAGTAGGTCCATGTATCTCCAAAATTGGTAGAACGTGTTAATTTGCCATAAGGATATGATGCATATAAACGATTGTCGTTGGTATAATCAATTGCTACATCCATTCCATCACCACTCTGCACACGATCCCATGATGAGCCATCCCATAATATAGTCCCGCAATCCTGATATCCGCATAAAACATAATCGGGATGTAAAGGAGATGACGCAACGCGATAAATTTGAGCAATGCGCAAACCGGCGCTGATATTTGTCCATGTTGCTCCTTTATCCGTAGTTTTATAAATCCCACCATCAGTACATGTATACACCACATTTACATTTGTCGGATCAAATAAAAATCCTTTTGTATCTGAATGCACATAATTATCATCTCCATATCCGTCCCAGGTAGAAATTAACGACCATGAAGAAGCGCCATTTGTTGAACGAACAATTTCCACACCACCGGAAAACACCAAATTTGCATTTAAGGGTGAAACGCCCAATGCTGTATCCCAGTAACCATAATAGGTATTGAGATAACCCGGAATACTCAAATTGATCCAGGTATCTCCACCATTAATACTTTTTTTAATTTCACTATCCGGTCCGAAAATATAAATAACATCAGGATCATCCGGAGTGGTTTCAATCGACATTCTTGAATCAACATCGATTAAATCGTTTGCTTCAACAGTCCATGTTAAACCTGCATCTAAAGAAACCAAAAAATCTTTATCGCCAACAGCATAAATAATATTTGGATCGGCACCATTAAATGCCATATCGTAACAATGTGCAGATTCAACCAGAGTCCATGTGTCACCACCATTATCCGTACGATAAATTCCTGCTCTGGTGGCTGCTAGTAAAACGGCAGTATTATCAGGATGAATCAATAATTTCTGAATAATAATTTTGTCTTCTTGTAAATAACTTAATCCGGTTGGCAGCCAGGTCGCCCCATGGTCAACAGATTTAAATACACCTCCGGAATACAATCCACCCCAAAAATCCTGATCAGGATACCAGGTTGCTTCATAGCCATAACCATCACCTGTTGCAATATAAATGATATCGTTGTTGGTCGGATCAATAGCAATATCGGCAATTCCGGTTACAGGTATATTATCACTCAGTGGCATCCAGGTACCGCCTAAGTCAGGTGTGCGCCATAATCCGCCGTCTGCACTGCCGGCGTAAATCGTATTTGCATCCATCGGGTCAAAAACCATCACATTAATGCGACCAACAGCACCTCCGGACGTTGGTACTTCTGCATTACCTACAGGCTCCCAGTTTCCTGCGCGATTACCGCTGTTAGCGGTACTAGGGTGACTTTTTTGCCAGGCATCAAACTCGCGAAAAATAACTCCCGGGCTAGGGTATTCGCCATTTGGACTCACTCTCGATTGCATGAGGTAATCCCAACGCATATATTTCGCCCATAAGTCATCAGATTCTGCTTCGATACCCAACAATTCACTTTCCATTTCGAGGTTGTAGATATATTCCGTAAACCCGGCTTTTACATCATAATAGTTAGGTGAATTTTCCATTGCCGGCCAAACCTTTTTTTGATCGGTGGCGGTTTGACTATACAGTAGCCCTGCAGAAATCAGCAGGTAGCAGGTGGTAATTATGTGTTTCATAGTGGAATTTTACCTAAAATTAAATAAAATTGAAATTCTGAGCGGTTTTTAGGTAAGAAATTAGTGGAAAAAGCATTGTCCTTTTACATTATTACAAGGCGAAATGCCTTAAACCCAAGGATTCTCACATTTTAACAAACTATCACATTTTTTCGGTGACGCTTTAATATCTTCGCAACAATTGACAATCATTTTTAAATAAAATACTTACTGATGAAACAATTTTTTATTGCCGGTTTATTGTTGCTTTCGAGTTTTGGTTTAAGGGCAGATGAAGGTATGTGGCTCCCCATTTTACTGGAGCAATTGAATATTGACGATATGCGTGCAAATGGATTTAAACTAACTGCGGAAGACATCTATTCTGTAAACAAAAGCAGCATGAAAGATGCAGTTGTGTTATTTGGGGGTGGATGTACAGGTGCGGTTATTTCAAATGAAGGATTAATTGTAACCAATCATCACTGCGGATTTTCATCGATAAATAATCTGAGCTCACTTGAAAATAATTATTTGCGTGACGGATTTTGGGCAAAAAATAAAGACGAAGAAATTCCCGCTCCGGGACTTACCGTTACATTTATTATCAGCATGTTTAATGTAACAGATAGTATTGTTCCTTACCTAAATAATAGTATGGATGAAGCAACAAGAAATGCTACTATCAAACAACTCTCTGCTAATCTGGAAAAACAATATAAAAAAGGCACACATTACGAAGCAACTGTGCGCGCATTTTTTTATGGTAATGAATTTTATTTATTCCTGACTGAAACGTTTAAAGATATTAGGTTAGTTGGTGCGCCGCCTTCAAGTGTGGGCAATTTTGGGGGCGAGACGGACAACTGGGTTTGGCCGCGACATACAGGCGATTTCAGCATGTTCAGAATATATGCAGGTGCAGATAATAAACCGGCAAATTATGATGCTAATAATATTCCCTTTAAACCTAGATATGCATTCCCTATTTCATTAAAAGATGTAAAGGAAAATGATTTTACAATGGTATATGGTTTTCCGGGAAGAACACAAGAATATTTAACATCTTATGCTGTAGACCTTACGATAAATACAACCAATCCGAACCGAATTAATTGCCGTGACCAGCGACTGGAAATTATTAATAAATACATGGTAGGCAACGATACAGTTACACTTAAATATGCATCAAAAGTTCGTGGTTTAGCCAATGCCTATAAAAAATGGAAAGGCGAAATGATTGGATTAAAATTAAATGATGCTGTTACCGAAAAACAAACTTATGAAAAACGTTTTCAGCAATGGGCAAATACACATGAAGGTAAAGATTACCGCAATTTATTAAGTGAAATGGAATCTGCTTATACCGATTATAAAAAATATGCTGAACTCATCGATTATACTACCGAAGCATTTTATGGCGTAGAATTACTCAACTTTTCAGGTAATTATAAAAAAGTTGCAAACTTGCTGGCAACAGACACCGTAACTGATGAAGATGTAAAAAAAGAAGCAACAACATTATTGTCAAACGCAAATGGTTTTTATCAAAAATATGATGCACGTATTGATAAAGAAATATTTTCTACGATGCTAAAACTCTATGCTGAACATGTGGACCCGTCGTTACAATCTGTTTATTTTAAAAATGAATTAATTAAATATAAAAATAATTACACAGCATGGGCAAATGCGGTATTTAGTAAATCGGTTTTTGCCGACCAGAAAAAATTAAATAAAGCACTGTCAAATTTGAACGTTAAAAAAGCAAAAAAACTGCTTAACGACCCTGCTTATAAATTGTATTTTGAAGTATCTACTCAATATGAAGCACAATTTAAATCTGCCATCAATCCATTAAATGAAAAAATAAATATGCTAATGCGTAAATATATGCAGGCGCAACGACTGATGGAGCCGGATAGAGATTTTTATCCTGATGCAAATTCAACCTTGCGTGTTGCGTACGGTAATGTGAGTGGCTACACAGCTAAAGATGCTGTATATTATACATATAAAACAACTGACGCAGGTATTGAAGAAAAATATATTCCAGGCAACGAAGATTTTGATGCACCTGCAGGTTTAATTGCCTTGTTAAATAAAAATGATTTTGGGAGGTATAGTAACGATGCAGGCGAGTTACCAATTGCTTTTATTGCAACAAATCATACCACCGGCGGAAATAGCGGAAGCCCTGTAATTAATGCTAATGGAGAGCTTATTGGATTAAACTACGACAGGGTTTGGGAAGGCACAATGAGTGATATTAAATTTGACCCGGACAGATGTAGAAATATCAGTTTAGATATGCATTATTTATTATTTATCATAGATAAATACGGACAAGCATCAAATATTATCAACGAATTAAAAATTATTGAATAAACTCAACTTCTAGCATAAAAAAAATACTCAGTTTCGGCTGAGTATTTTTTTTATTGGTAATTTATTTTTATTTATCTACTTCAATAATCATTAACACAGCTTCCTGTCCGCTCAGTGAAGTGTCGAATCCTATTGTTTCACCTTGCGAAAAACTAATATTCGATTTTAAGGTATTACCTAATACGGTACGTAATTTCTGTTCGTAAGAACCTGATTGTTTATTTACGTTTGCATTAATTGTTTTGTAATCGATTGGTTGTTTGGTAACTAAAATTGCCATGTAATCCTTATTACCAATATTGTCTACTTCCATGCTATAATCTTTTGGAAATAATCGTGTTCCGGTGATTCCACAATACGGTGAATGTTTTTCGGTATAAGGGAATAAAACGGCACACTGACTATTTTCATCGGTTGCAAAAACATAAGTATAACATTCATTTGAATTAGTTACTTCAACCTTAAATTTTGTTCCCTTTTTAACCGGCGATTTTGTTACAAATACACCATTACCTTTTTGAGATAATGGAATTTTACGCTGATTACTATTATCCACCAAACCAAACTGGATATTTAGGTTGTTTCCGGTTGGTTTATCTACACTACCCATCGGATAAACACCATAAGCCTCAACCACAAAAGCATCAAAAACATTATAAGGGACCCAGGCAACACCATCTTTACCCCATTCCGGTCCCCAACTGTTCATAATTTGAAATGCACCACCTTCTTTAAAATCATCATAACCAATTACACACATACAGTGTCCGCCAAAACCGTACTGACTCATATCATTATCGGTAGGATGCCAAACTTCTTGTCCCATCATCGGCTGCATAAAGGTTCCGCCTACCATCATGCCAATAACCACCGGAGCGCCTTGGGCAAGATTTTGTTTTATAGCAAGCTGATCAATTTTTTCTTGCCCCACACCCTCACTGTCGCCGACTGTTAAGCGGTTAAAGCCAGTCATTTTGTATTGGCTCGCCTGTTGTTTTTGGCTTGAAGATGGTTGTTTGCTGCAATCCTGGTCAGTATAAGGAAAATCACGAATCGAAACCAATCCCTGGTCTTTCATCACCTCCATCGCGTTGTTAATATAGGCACCCTGGCAACCTTCCAGTCCGATTTGATTGTACAAATAGGCCGGACTGAACGCCAATTGGTCAGGATCGCGTCCGGTGCGTTCTGCTTCAAGAATGGTTCTGGCGGCATAAGCACTCCCCCAGCCCACACAACTGCCCTGAGAGCCCTGGTTGCGTCGGTCAGGTGCATATTTGAGTAAGGAAACTGATTCCGGAAGCGGGTTTTTAGTATTGTCTGCAATTGGTGGTTCAAAAATTTCAGTTGCATCGTATTTCGCAGCATCAAAACTGGCTCCGGTATTAAATAAATCGGTGATATTTCCGCCACCCCCACCGGTGTTGAGAAAATTGCCTCCCATAAAGTAAATAATGGCACCGCCAACTATCAGCACAAGGCAGCCCACCTTTGGGTTTTTGCGGAATAAACCAAATAATAAAGGGATTAACATCGTAATGATGTTTCCACCGCCGCCACCTGCGTTTCCACCACCTCTTCCGGGCAGTTTACGTTGCTGTTGTGGTTGATTGTCGTCCGGAACCATTCTAATTGCCATAGGTAATTATTTTGAGGGAAAGTTATCAATTTTTGACATATATACCTGCGAAATATTTGTGTGTATAAATCGTTAATTTGAAAATCAGCATGAAATTCACTAAAATTGTTTCGTGGACCATATTATAAAGTATTTCCCCAACCTTGACCCAAAACAAATGAGCCAACTGAAAATGGTTGCTCCTCAATATCGTTTTTGGAACGAAAAAGTGAATGTAATATCGCGTCAAGATATTGATAACATTTACGAACATCATGTTTTGCATTCGATGGCAATTGCAAAATTTATTGATTTTCTTCCAGGCACCAGTGTTATGGATCTGGGCACCGGTGGCGGATTTCCAGGCATTCCACTCGCTATTTTATTTCCGGAAGTTCATTTTCATCTTGTTGACTCAATCGACAAAAAAGTGAAAGTGGTAGAATCTATTTATAAAGCACTCGGTTTGAGAAATGTTTCGGTTGAACATGCACGCGCTGAAGATATTCGCGAAAAATTCGACTTCGTAGTTACACGTGCGGTTGCCGATATGATGATTTTATATGATTGGACCATTAACCTGATAAAACGTGGTGCATCGTTTAATGATTATTCAAACGGATTAATTATGCTGAAGGGTGGATTTTTAGATTTGGAAATTGCACCGTTCAAAGAAATTGTTTACAAATTTCCGATTACTGAATGGATGCCCGAACAATGGTTTATTGACAAAGCATTGTTATACTTACCCATGGATTAAATAAAATCTTAGTCAAATAAAAAAAGCTTCACCGGTTAAACAGTGAAGCTTTTTGTTGCAATTAATTTTCAACTAAAAAGCGCGGTTAATTCCGATAACATATCTGAATTTCACAAAATCGCTGTCCACAAAT
It contains:
- a CDS encoding T9SS type A sorting domain-containing protein; its protein translation is MKHIITTCYLLISAGLLYSQTATDQKKVWPAMENSPNYYDVKAGFTEYIYNLEMESELLGIEAESDDLWAKYMRWDYLMQSRVSPNGEYPSPGVIFREFDAWQKSHPSTANSGNRAGNWEPVGNAEVPTSGGAVGRINVMVFDPMDANTIYAGSADGGLWRTPDLGGTWMPLSDNIPVTGIADIAIDPTNNDIIYIATGDGYGYEATWYPDQDFWGGLYSGGVFKSVDHGATWLPTGLSYLQEDKIIIQKLLIHPDNTAVLLAATRAGIYRTDNGGDTWTLVESAHCYDMAFNGADPNIIYAVGDKDFLVSLDAGLTWTVEANDLIDVDSRMSIETTPDDPDVIYIFGPDSEIKKSINGGDTWINLSIPGYLNTYYGYWDTALGVSPLNANLVFSGGVEIVRSTNGASSWSLISTWDGYGDDNYVHSDTKGFLFDPTNVNVVYTCTDGGIYKTTDKGATWTNISAGLRIAQIYRVASSPLHPDYVLCGYQDCGTILWDGSSWDRVQSGDGMDVAIDYTNDNRLYASYPYGKLTRSTNFGDTWTYLINPGEGGWLTPYEMDPVNHLIMYYGTETGIIKKSDDGGSSWDDHSTTLGGTVTDIIVAPSNTNYVYASAFQNVCRSFDGGINWTNITAGLPTAGICFNYMAVSDSDPSLIWVALSGYSDGNKVYFSNDAGNTWTNISGTLPNVPVNTILFEKNSTSNRLYIGTDFGVFTKDDDEADWQAFMSGLPNVMVHELTLNPTNSKIYAATYGRGVWMSDYYDVTAPTLSITVADLSLCPGETLNVSYSAFGEYLPDNIYTVELSDATGAFITPTIIGSFISTDLTGVISCVIPAEIINGTAYRMRVKSSSPVVMSIDNGSDISIICDKPSLPVTAIVTATSANLQWSGSACAAAYEVQYKPILDATWLTTTTTSTFTTVIGLTPATNYEWTVKTICSELPYVTTENADTITFITATNSGILPLGLSSLLISPNPLTSQSNLEFELLNPVVLQITLVDISGKAIRNIFNGNLNAGPHQFIIEKNDLSAGIYSINFKSDNAVYAVPLVIE
- a CDS encoding S46 family peptidase; protein product: MKQFFIAGLLLLSSFGLRADEGMWLPILLEQLNIDDMRANGFKLTAEDIYSVNKSSMKDAVVLFGGGCTGAVISNEGLIVTNHHCGFSSINNLSSLENNYLRDGFWAKNKDEEIPAPGLTVTFIISMFNVTDSIVPYLNNSMDEATRNATIKQLSANLEKQYKKGTHYEATVRAFFYGNEFYLFLTETFKDIRLVGAPPSSVGNFGGETDNWVWPRHTGDFSMFRIYAGADNKPANYDANNIPFKPRYAFPISLKDVKENDFTMVYGFPGRTQEYLTSYAVDLTINTTNPNRINCRDQRLEIINKYMVGNDTVTLKYASKVRGLANAYKKWKGEMIGLKLNDAVTEKQTYEKRFQQWANTHEGKDYRNLLSEMESAYTDYKKYAELIDYTTEAFYGVELLNFSGNYKKVANLLATDTVTDEDVKKEATTLLSNANGFYQKYDARIDKEIFSTMLKLYAEHVDPSLQSVYFKNELIKYKNNYTAWANAVFSKSVFADQKKLNKALSNLNVKKAKKLLNDPAYKLYFEVSTQYEAQFKSAINPLNEKINMLMRKYMQAQRLMEPDRDFYPDANSTLRVAYGNVSGYTAKDAVYYTYKTTDAGIEEKYIPGNEDFDAPAGLIALLNKNDFGRYSNDAGELPIAFIATNHTTGGNSGSPVINANGELIGLNYDRVWEGTMSDIKFDPDRCRNISLDMHYLLFIIDKYGQASNIINELKIIE
- a CDS encoding peptidase C1, which codes for MAIRMVPDDNQPQQQRKLPGRGGGNAGGGGGNIITMLIPLLFGLFRKNPKVGCLVLIVGGAIIYFMGGNFLNTGGGGGNITDLFNTGASFDAAKYDATEIFEPPIADNTKNPLPESVSLLKYAPDRRNQGSQGSCVGWGSAYAARTILEAERTGRDPDQLAFSPAYLYNQIGLEGCQGAYINNAMEVMKDQGLVSIRDFPYTDQDCSKQPSSSQKQQASQYKMTGFNRLTVGDSEGVGQEKIDQLAIKQNLAQGAPVVIGMMVGGTFMQPMMGQEVWHPTDNDMSQYGFGGHCMCVIGYDDFKEGGAFQIMNSWGPEWGKDGVAWVPYNVFDAFVVEAYGVYPMGSVDKPTGNNLNIQFGLVDNSNQRKIPLSQKGNGVFVTKSPVKKGTKFKVEVTNSNECYTYVFATDENSQCAVLFPYTEKHSPYCGITGTRLFPKDYSMEVDNIGNKDYMAILVTKQPIDYKTINANVNKQSGSYEQKLRTVLGNTLKSNISFSQGETIGFDTSLSGQEAVLMIIEVDK
- the rsmG gene encoding 16S rRNA (guanine(527)-N(7))-methyltransferase RsmG, which produces MDHIIKYFPNLDPKQMSQLKMVAPQYRFWNEKVNVISRQDIDNIYEHHVLHSMAIAKFIDFLPGTSVMDLGTGGGFPGIPLAILFPEVHFHLVDSIDKKVKVVESIYKALGLRNVSVEHARAEDIREKFDFVVTRAVADMMILYDWTINLIKRGASFNDYSNGLIMLKGGFLDLEIAPFKEIVYKFPITEWMPEQWFIDKALLYLPMD